AGCAGAATAGCCCGCTGGCCGACAAGCCTTTTGTAACGATCAATTGCGCCGCCTTGCCTGAGCAACTGGTCGAAAGCGAATTGTTCGGCCACCAAAAGGGTTCGTTTACCGGCGCGACGGCTGACAAGCCGGGGTTGTTCGAGATAGCCGATGGCGGAACATTGTTCATTGATGAACTCGGCGAATTGCCGCTGTCTTTACAGCCCAAGCTGTTGCGAGTGTTGGAAGACGGTTCGATGCGTCGGATTGGCTCGCACAAAGAACGGACGGTGAAAGTCCGAATCATCGCGGCGACCAACCGCAATCTGGCAGACGAAGTCGAGTCAGGAAGGTTCCGGGAAGATCTCTACTACCGGATCAATGTACTGTCTTTGGACTTGCCTCCGCTTCGTGATCGTCCTGGTGATATCGACCGACTGATTGATCATCACCTACCCATCCCTTGGCATATCGATGACGCAGCTCGCGATGCACTTAATCGTTATCACTGGCCAGGCAATATCCGACAGCTGATCAACGTGATTCAGCGGGCAACCATTCTGGCTGATGGCAACGACATCACCCCGGACGATTTGCCTTCGGAAGTGGTGCGTGTCCTGGATGGCGAAATCAATCATGATCCTCGTCTGAACGGAAAGGCTTCCCACAACGGAGCCGATTCGTCAGCGACAAGTGTCGAGCTGCCCGATTCGCTGAAGCTGGACGACGTTGCCAAGCATCATGTGCTACGCGTTCTCGATTTGCAAAACGGAAACAAAGCCAAGGCGGCGCGAGTCCTTGGCATTCACCGGCGAAAGCTCTATCGATTGTTGGAGCGGTTCGCGAACAACGAAGCCAAGGACAACCAAACGGCGACGTCAACCGTTGATGCATGAACCTTACAGCGTCGGAGTTGCTAGGTTCACTGATGATGACGCGTGACGGACCCTGAAACACGGTGTCGATGATCGATAGTTACGCTGAAGGAGAAAGCGATGAAACGTTTCCTGTTGATGTCATTTGTAAGTTTGGTCGCATTCCAAGCTGTCTCGATTCGGACGCACGCGGACAAGCCCCAGGGTAAGTCCGACGCGCTCGAAGCTCAGTCGGATCAGCCCGTCAGCGTTTGGATGGAAAAGAAACTGCAGTACTCGCAAGCGATCCTACGAGGCCTGGCGACAAGCGATTTCGATTCGATCCGTGAAAACGCTCGTTCGATGGGCCTGCTGAGCCGAGTCGAAGGTTTTGTCCGCGGCAAGAACGCCGATTATCGAACTCATGTCCGAACGTTTTCGCAAATCAGCAAGGATATCGAAACGCAAGCTGAGCTGGAGAACATTGAAGGGGTTGCCTACGCGTTTAATCGCTTGGCGATCAGCTGTGTCGAATGTCACAAGACACTTCGGCAATCATCAGCGGACGAACCAGTCTCGTCGACTGATGAATCGACCGATTGATCAACATTGGCTGATCCATGTTTCGCTCATTAAGCGAGATCGTTTTAGCTCGATTTTAGTATTAGCCGTATGGCTTTAGCCACGGTTTCAGTGCAATAACCGGGGCTAACGCCCGTCGGCTAATGATCCGACCCCGTATTCTAGTATTAGCCGTATGGCATTAGCCACGGTTTCAGTGCAATAACCGGGACTAACGCCCCTCGGCTGATGACCCGAACCTGTATATTCCTAGGGAACGAAGCACTAGCCTTCCGCATCGACGCGAACAATCGCGTCACTTCGTTTGGGCAGCGTCTCTGCGATCGCATCTAAGATCTTCTGTTCGGCATTGGATGTTTTACCAACGCCCAGCACGCCACCTGAGGCTTTCGCGACAACTTTGGCATTCGAAATCATCTGAGCGGCCAAGCTGTCGGCGATTTCAGCAGGAAGTGATTCATGCAATCGCTCTGCATATTCCTTCCAAGTTTCCCACATCTGCCGTGGCGGACGCGTTTCAAGCCATTGTTTGAGCAGCATGAATGCCAATGGGTTTTCAGATACACCGCGTACAAGAGCGGCACTGATCACCATCTGTCGTTCGCCACTGGTGACGGTGCCGTCGGCCCAAGCGACAAAGACGAGCGGGGTCAACGTGAATGCCGCGATGGTGCTGGCGTTGATGTTCAGGTCCAGCATGTGGTTAAGAACATCGGTGTCTTCGATTGCCGCGACATCGGCAAGCTCCTCAAGCAGTTGTCGACGACGAGTTTTCTCCCGCATCGTCTGCAACAATGATTCGTCTACTCGGCGAAAATAGAGGTCTTCAAGTGCATGTCCACGTTGATGAATCGTATCGGTCTCGTTCACTGTTCCGGCTCCAGTGTTAAAATCAGCTCCAGCGGTAATTCGACGGGCGTAGCCCCTAGTGGGTTTCTGCCCGGTCGCCCGGCATCTGATGACGCAGGACGGCGATGAGTCTTTCGATCGTTTGTCGTTCTTGTTTGGAGACCTTTCCGAGTCCGATGTAGCCGCCGGACGCTTTGGCGACCGCAGTCATCTGTTGCTCCAGGATGTCGATCAAGGAAGCACGTGACGCTGGTGACATTTGTTTCGTGACTTCTTTCATGTAGCGGCACCATGCGTCGTAGCACTCTGCCGGTGGGCGATGTTGAAGCCAGTGGTCCAGCAACACGAAAGCGACGCTCCAATCGTCGATTCCGAATTGGCGTGCGATGTCCAGAACGGCCGCATGCTCTTTTGAGTCAACGCCTCTTTCTGCCCATGCCACCAAGACGAGTGGCAATAGCCGCATCACGATCAGCGATTCGGGAGTAATCCCGAGATTGGACAGTTCGCTTAGAAGAACTTCGTCCTTTAGTCCTGCATGGTGCTTGAGCAACTCATGCGATTGATCGGACGTGGCCTCAATCTTCAGTCGCTTGAAGAGTTGTTCTTCAAGTTCGACAAAGAATTTGTCTTGCGCTGCGGTCTGCAAGAAATGGTTGGGTTTGGAGAGGGACATCGTCAGTGCTTGGAAGAACTCGAATCGGTCGAGCCGAAGATCTTGCAAGTGAAATACCGATAGCCCTTGAGCACCCCATTTTGAATCTCTGACGCACCCGTTTCGGTGCCGCCGAGTCAGACCGCGAAAGAGCAGTCATCGCTGCGAATGTCGTGAAATCCCGAGCCAACACGATGCCCTTGGTCAGCGAGTCTTCTTGGCGAGAAATTTGTTAGCAAACGCGAAAACTTTTCTATTAGCGAAGGTGGGAGCCGAAAGTGAGTCGGCGGTTGTGCTGATCAGCACATGTCGGTGTGCGACTGCGTCGATCTAGGCTTTACTGCTAGGACCGGCACAACCCACACACTTTCGTTGCTTTTCCACATCATCCGATGTTGCATTTTCGCATCATGTCCCCATCTAGCGTGCTAGGTTTCTTCGGACGAGGTCTACAGCACCCGATGACCTGCGTCTGGACTCAAACGTACGCAGTGGACATTCCGTGGTTGCAAAACGCAGCACATCAACGAAGCATTTCGATCGTGACGCGAGGGATTCGCGCCGCCGATCGGTGGTGCTTGCGCCGATGTTCTGCATGCTCTCGATCGCGATTGCGTTTGCGTGTTTTGGCGGGTGCTCCCGTCTGCGGCTTCCCGCGGTCGATCCCACCGGACGCAGGATCTTTAACCCGTTACCGACGACGACGGAATTGGCTCTGCCAGGGGCTGGTGGCGAGTGCAAATTGGGCAACTGCTTGAAAAAGCTGGGTGATCCCTTGAACCTGCAGCCATTCAAGCTGCCCGAACCCGCATTCACGCAGCCAACCAATCCGCCAGCGTGCATCACCCCGCCCGCGATCGCCCCAAGCACGACAGTGCCGCAAGGGACAATTGGGGTACCGCCGACGGGCAACTGCAACACGCAGCCATGCGTCAACGGTCCTGCGTGCCCCGGCGATTGCTTGAACGGTCCTCCCGCGATTTTGATCGGGAACGAGACCGGCTTGCGCAATGGTTGCTGTCTTCCCAATCGCGGCAAACGCGGTTGTATCCTTTTGACACCGCAAAAAATCGTCGCACCGGTCGGTGGCGAGGTCATCTTGCTATCGGGGATCTGTGGCGAAGGCGGATATCTGCAAATGGGTGAGCCATTGGAGTGGATGTTGACGCCTGATAGCGTCGGTACGTTCATCCAAGTCGGTGACGATGACCCTGGTTTAGTGCACAAGCTTGCGCGAATCAAAAAGGCCGAAAAGCACGATCCATCGTATGCGTTTGGCGTGACGAGCACCAAGCGGGTGAAGATCACGCGGGGCAACATGAACCCCAACGATGACATTCAACTTGAGAAAGGCCAAACCTGGATCAGTATCAGCAGCCCTAGCGAAGGTACGAGCCATGTCACCGTTTTGGCTCCAGATAGCGAGTGCTGGGATCAGCGAAAGGCAACGGCAACGATCTACTGGGTCGACGCGTCGGTTCAGTTTCCGAAGAACGAAATACTGCCAGCTGGGCAACCGGTAACGCTGACCACTAGGGTCACGCGTAGCGAAGGTGCGTTGCCGGCGAGAGGCTGGAAAGTCATTTACCGTTCTCTACACCCTGAACTCGGGTTATTTCAAAGTCCGGCCGGTGGGTCACCGAAGGCCGAGGTCATTGTCGATCAGGATGGCAACGCGCCGGTACAACTGATCCCAGTGCCAGGGACATCCGGTACAGCAACGATCGAAATGACCGTTGTCCGGCCCGGGGGCGATATCGACAACATGCCTCCGCTGGAATTGTTCAAAGGTCATACGTTTGTAACTTGGAGCGCCCCACAGCTGTTGTTAGAGACTGTCGGACCTGAGGTCGCGTCCTTCGGCACACCCTTCAAAGTTGTCGCACGCGTTTCCAATCCGGGTGATCAAACGGCTCAAAATGTTCGAGTGATTTTGACGCTTCCACAAGGCGTGCGGGCTCAAGATACCGAATCGGATTTCGTACAGAACTTACCCAACGCGTTGGTTTGGAATATTGGAGATCTGCCTGCGAAACAGCAGATCGATTTATCGGCGGATGTTGTCACCGAATCATCGATGGTGCTGCCATTTGAGGCCAGAGCCGATGGCGGTTTGGTTTCGACAAGCACCGTCAACGTTGATGTCTACCGTCCGTCCTTGGTTTTGACCGTCACGCCGCGAGAGGCCAGTCATATCGCTGGTCAGCCTGTCGAGTTTGAAATCGATGTGACGAACACTGGAACAAGACCACTGGAGAATGTCCAGCTATTCGCCCAAGGTGACAGCGAAATGCTGCACCAAGAAAGCAATTCGAAACTGGTCAAGCTGCAGAAGAATGATGGTCCGCTACAGCCTGGACAAACTTGGAGCGACGCTCTGGTTGCTTTCGTTCCACTAAGTGCCGGACGTCGATGCATCGATGTGGAAGTCACAGCCGACGGCGGACAACGTGCGGCCGAACAGTCCTGCGTGACCGTTATCAATCAGCCCGTCGCGACGCCTTCATTGGCAGTAACGCTTGACGGTCGATCACGGATGTCCGTCGGTGGGCAGGAGCTATTTCGAACGGTTGTTGTCAACGATGGGCAGGTTCCTTTGGACAACGTGCAGGTCACATTGGCCTACGACCCTCAGTTGCAACCGGTCAGTGCGACCGAGCAATACTTAGGCAATCGGCAGGCGATGGGGCAGTTCATGTTGCAGTGGGTGATTCCGCGATTGGAGCCGCAGACGAGTGAAACGCTGGAAGCGGTGTTTAGTGCGATCGCGACTAATCAGCGAAGTAGCCTTGTCCTGGCCGCGGTCAGCCAGCAGGGGGCTCGCGCGAGCAAGCGTCTGGACTTCGAAATTTTGCCTTCGGCGGTGCAGCAGCCGCAAACACCACCGAGCCGCCCGAATTTACCTCCGGGGCGTCCTGGACCGACGATTCCCGACGCCAGCAATGCGCCTGCACCGGCCCAGCCAGCTCCACAACCGCAGCCCACACAGCCTGCGGCCGAACCGAAGGCGTTGGGATTGGTTTTGACAGGTCCGACAACACGCGTCATCGTGAACCAGCCGATTCGCTACGAACTGCGTGTGACCAACCCGTCAGACCTCCCCGATTCGAATATCTTGGTGAAGTTCAACTTGCCCAACGCAGTAAAAGTACGCCGCGTTGTTCAGCGAATTGATCCCAATAACGGCGTCGCCAGCATGAATGAAAACGGCGGCTCGGTTTACATCGAAATCCGGACCCTTCGGGGCAGAGAGACTTTGGTTTACGACATTGTCTTGGAATCCAATCAGCCTCAGACTTTTCAGATCTCTGCCGAAGCGCTTAGCGAAAACAAAGAATTTGGGGCCCGATCGACGGTCCGGACCGAAGTGGTTCCACAGCCCTAAAACTGACAGCCTGTTCATTATGATTGTCGCCCTTCACTCCGTGGGGGCAGCGAGTTCTATCGCTGGTGTTCTCTTTCGCTGGCACTTTTTAGACAACGCCGTACGACGAAGTGAACGGAATTGACGATTGGTTTTTCGTCAATGCTAGACACAAAGTGCTATAATCAATCCCCGCCTCCGTTGCTAAGACCCGCCTCCGTTTTTCAGACACGGTGAGGCTAAATACGGTGAGGATTGAGTTGTTGCTGAAGCGTTTCGCATCTACCGTCGCCACTTTGATCGGAGTTTTGCAATTTGCATCATGTCCGGTCAATCTTTGCGCCCAAGCAACCGTCGCGTTGCCGCGAACGGACTTTGATGATCCGACGGCAACCGTTGATCGATTCATCGATGCAAAGCTGACGGCGGATGAACGTGCCCTCGCCAAACGAAGTGACGACGCGGAATTTTGTCGGCGAGTTTGGTTGGACTTGGCTGGTGTTGCGCCACCAATTTGGGAATTGCGAGAGTTCCTTGCTGACCGAGATGTTGAAAAACGCACACGACTGATCGATCGTTTGATCGCGTCACCTAGATTTGCCAGTCACATGGCAACTCGGTTTACACATTCCATTTTGCCATCTGATTCAGAAGCGATCCGTGGCAACGACTCCGACGAACTTCGTGAATGGCTCCGTCGGGCATTCGTCGAAAACAAGCCCTACGATCACATGGTCGGCG
This genomic interval from Stieleria sp. JC731 contains the following:
- a CDS encoding DUF11 domain-containing protein; the encoded protein is MLSIAIAFACFGGCSRLRLPAVDPTGRRIFNPLPTTTELALPGAGGECKLGNCLKKLGDPLNLQPFKLPEPAFTQPTNPPACITPPAIAPSTTVPQGTIGVPPTGNCNTQPCVNGPACPGDCLNGPPAILIGNETGLRNGCCLPNRGKRGCILLTPQKIVAPVGGEVILLSGICGEGGYLQMGEPLEWMLTPDSVGTFIQVGDDDPGLVHKLARIKKAEKHDPSYAFGVTSTKRVKITRGNMNPNDDIQLEKGQTWISISSPSEGTSHVTVLAPDSECWDQRKATATIYWVDASVQFPKNEILPAGQPVTLTTRVTRSEGALPARGWKVIYRSLHPELGLFQSPAGGSPKAEVIVDQDGNAPVQLIPVPGTSGTATIEMTVVRPGGDIDNMPPLELFKGHTFVTWSAPQLLLETVGPEVASFGTPFKVVARVSNPGDQTAQNVRVILTLPQGVRAQDTESDFVQNLPNALVWNIGDLPAKQQIDLSADVVTESSMVLPFEARADGGLVSTSTVNVDVYRPSLVLTVTPREASHIAGQPVEFEIDVTNTGTRPLENVQLFAQGDSEMLHQESNSKLVKLQKNDGPLQPGQTWSDALVAFVPLSAGRRCIDVEVTADGGQRAAEQSCVTVINQPVATPSLAVTLDGRSRMSVGGQELFRTVVVNDGQVPLDNVQVTLAYDPQLQPVSATEQYLGNRQAMGQFMLQWVIPRLEPQTSETLEAVFSAIATNQRSSLVLAAVSQQGARASKRLDFEILPSAVQQPQTPPSRPNLPPGRPGPTIPDASNAPAPAQPAPQPQPTQPAAEPKALGLVLTGPTTRVIVNQPIRYELRVTNPSDLPDSNILVKFNLPNAVKVRRVVQRIDPNNGVASMNENGGSVYIEIRTLRGRETLVYDIVLESNQPQTFQISAEALSENKEFGARSTVRTEVVPQP
- a CDS encoding sigma-54-dependent transcriptional regulator, whose translation is MNDSPIKLLLVEDEDDIRESCARWMQRKGHLVSTASSGAEALSLCEQKSFDVAVFDMNMPGMSGIELLQRVNQQKIEMEVIILTGQGTIESAVAAMKMGACDFLTKPCSLGDLEHHCVLARDRGNLRRENQQLKAIISRSKPAVDLVGDSPSMQHVLKMIYKVAPTDKPVLILGESGTGKEVVARAIQQNSPLADKPFVTINCAALPEQLVESELFGHQKGSFTGATADKPGLFEIADGGTLFIDELGELPLSLQPKLLRVLEDGSMRRIGSHKERTVKVRIIAATNRNLADEVESGRFREDLYYRINVLSLDLPPLRDRPGDIDRLIDHHLPIPWHIDDAARDALNRYHWPGNIRQLINVIQRATILADGNDITPDDLPSEVVRVLDGEINHDPRLNGKASHNGADSSATSVELPDSLKLDDVAKHHVLRVLDLQNGNKAKAARVLGIHRRKLYRLLERFANNEAKDNQTATSTVDA